A section of the Gloeobacter violaceus PCC 7421 genome encodes:
- a CDS encoding ribbon-helix-helix protein, CopG family, translated as MDETATPKNTRIIVYLRPPEAELLKELQKKTKVSQSNLMRIALLLFAKQFAEQGSALVESLELDP; from the coding sequence ATGGACGAAACAGCAACGCCCAAAAACACCCGCATCATTGTCTACCTAAGACCGCCGGAAGCCGAGCTACTAAAGGAGCTTCAGAAAAAGACGAAAGTCTCTCAGAGCAATCTGATGCGCATAGCATTACTGCTGTTTGCCAAACAATTTGCTGAGCAGGGTTCTGCCTTAGTCGAGAGCCTTGAACTAGACCCATAA
- the cobM gene encoding precorrin-4 C(11)-methyltransferase, translated as MTTLHPVQIIGAGPGDPDLITVRGQRLLALADTVFYAGSLVPEGLLDWCRPEAERIDTRSLTLEAILPDLLARVQTGRRVVRLHSGDPCLYGAVHEQMVALVEAEIEFEIVPGISAFQAAAATLKVELTVPGLVQTIILTRASGRTGIPAAEELAGLAAHRASLCLYLSAHHATECEERLLAHYPPETPVAVCYRLGWPDERIVRTRLGELARTTREEKLTRTTLYVISPALEAAPSRSRLYHPEHNHLFRAK; from the coding sequence ATGACGACTTTGCATCCTGTTCAAATTATTGGTGCCGGTCCGGGCGATCCGGATCTCATTACTGTGCGCGGCCAGCGGTTGCTCGCCCTCGCGGACACCGTCTTCTACGCCGGATCGCTGGTGCCGGAGGGATTGCTCGATTGGTGCCGGCCCGAGGCCGAACGCATCGACACCCGCTCGCTCACCCTCGAAGCGATTTTGCCGGATCTGCTCGCGCGGGTGCAGACCGGTCGGCGGGTGGTGCGGCTGCACTCGGGCGATCCGTGCCTCTACGGGGCGGTGCACGAGCAGATGGTGGCCCTGGTCGAAGCAGAGATCGAATTTGAAATCGTGCCGGGGATCAGTGCCTTTCAGGCCGCTGCCGCCACTCTCAAAGTCGAACTGACCGTGCCGGGGCTGGTGCAGACGATTATCCTGACGCGGGCGAGCGGCCGTACCGGCATTCCCGCCGCCGAAGAACTGGCGGGCCTGGCGGCCCACCGCGCCTCGCTGTGCCTGTATCTGAGCGCCCACCACGCCACCGAGTGTGAGGAGCGTCTGCTGGCCCACTATCCACCCGAAACACCGGTGGCCGTCTGCTACCGCCTGGGTTGGCCCGACGAGCGCATCGTGCGCACCCGCCTGGGTGAACTTGCCCGCACGACGCGCGAGGAGAAGCTCACCCGCACGACCCTGTACGTGATCAGCCCTGCCCTGGAAGCCGCCCCGTCCCGCTCCCGGCTGTACCACCCTGAGCACAACCATCTGTTTCGGGCGAAATGA